Proteins encoded within one genomic window of Bacteroides sedimenti:
- a CDS encoding AraC family transcriptional regulator yields the protein MQSLYLATPFAAAIACLLTSLLLFARRKSGERSRLILSCIVMFSVGNYIMRFIDLCHGNEPQLVISVPMLLLAIFMVISYIMYPIEVISPGYLNWRRIFKLYSPCLILAGIYGLSIKFGATFPPYHSLQDMLPQFTEFHAWFRLLLAMLIFAPVLFIFTIPYTRRYNNTDRSWIMRYTICLTINTIAYMIVLMSDLLIIKTLYYYVSAGCSIYVAYLELFERLIGQHPVPVDETVTVPADECNNVEISVANQNPLCERILLHMNRTCDYRNPDLSLNMLAGLLYTNRTTLSNALHELGYSSFNNYINTLRIEEFIRHIENNKTFNYQDVFYDVGFRSRATALRNFKQYTGKTPSEYFSE from the coding sequence ATGCAAAGCCTATATTTAGCCACCCCGTTTGCGGCAGCAATTGCCTGCCTGCTCACTTCCTTGTTGCTCTTCGCACGCAGAAAGAGTGGAGAGCGTTCACGCCTCATCCTTTCATGCATCGTCATGTTTTCCGTTGGGAACTATATCATGCGGTTTATCGATCTCTGCCATGGAAACGAACCCCAGTTGGTCATCTCGGTACCCATGCTGTTGCTTGCTATCTTCATGGTTATCTCGTACATCATGTACCCTATCGAAGTGATATCGCCGGGATACCTCAATTGGCGTCGCATCTTCAAGCTATATAGCCCCTGTCTGATTCTGGCTGGTATTTATGGCCTTTCCATAAAGTTCGGAGCAACTTTTCCTCCTTACCATTCATTGCAAGACATGTTGCCTCAGTTCACTGAGTTTCATGCGTGGTTCCGTCTTTTGCTTGCCATGCTTATCTTTGCACCGGTGTTATTCATCTTCACCATACCTTACACACGCCGTTATAACAACACCGACAGGTCATGGATCATGAGATACACAATCTGTTTAACTATCAATACGATAGCCTACATGATAGTGCTTATGTCTGATTTACTGATAATTAAAACCCTATATTATTACGTAAGTGCAGGTTGCAGCATCTATGTTGCTTACCTGGAACTGTTCGAAAGGCTGATAGGACAACATCCGGTTCCTGTGGATGAAACTGTCACTGTGCCTGCCGACGAGTGCAATAATGTTGAAATATCAGTTGCAAACCAGAATCCATTGTGTGAAAGGATCCTTCTTCACATGAACCGCACATGCGATTACAGAAACCCCGATCTTTCGCTTAATATGCTGGCCGGTTTGCTTTACACCAACCGTACTACACTCTCAAATGCTTTGCACGAACTGGGATATTCCAGTTTCAACAACTATATCAACACGCTGCGCATCGAAGAATTTATCCGGCATATCGAAAACAATAAAACATTTAATTATCAGGATGTTTTCTATGATGTAGGTTTCCGTTCAAGAGCCACTGCTCTTCGGAATTTTAAGCAATATACCGGGAAAACGCCGTCTGAATATTTTTCCGAATAA